The Deinococcus carri genome segment TCGGCAACACGCCCTGGGCACAGTTCGTGTTCACCACGCCCGGCCAGGGCGACGACCTGCGCCGCGAGCTGCTGATGACCAGCGCGCTGGGTCGCATCCTGGTCGTGACCATCGCCGGGAACGTGAAGGACTACAGCCGCAACGAGGCCCTGATCCGCACCTTTGCCGACAGCCTGCGCGTGAACTGAGCGCCGCGCCCCTCCCGGCCCCGCACCTTCCGGCTGACTCCCCGGTCCGGAAGACGCGGGGCTGCCTTTTGCACAAAGTCTATTGTGGCCCCCGGAGCAGGTCGCCCGGCCCGGCCCCGTAGAATGGGCCGCGTGCCCCAGGTTCCTGACCCGTCTCTGCTGGATGCCCAGGTTCCCGGGAACCCGCGGGTGCTGGCCGTTCGCAGCGGCATCCAGAGCGAGGTGGGCGAGTGGTGCGGCCAGCCGGTCTTCATCAAGACGCTGCTCACCGACGACCCGCAGACCGCCCTGCGCTTTGACCACGAGGGGCAGATTGCCGCGAGCCTGAAGCATCCGCTGGTCGTGTCGCTGCTGGCACGGGAGGCGGGCCGCCTGATCTTTCCGCTCGTCCCCGGCATCACCCTGCGCGAGCGGATCGAGGCTGGCCCCCTGACTCCCGCCGAGGGGGTGGACGTGGCGGCGGGCCTGCTGCGGGCGGTGGCCCACCTGCACGAGCGGGGTGTCACCCACCATGACCTCAAGCCGGAGAACGTGCTGCTGGCCGGGGGCGACGTGCGTGGGGAGCACGTTCGACTGGTGGATTTCGGCATGAGCCATTCACGGGCGTTGCCGCAGGACGTTCACAGCGGCACGCGCCTGGGCACGCCGCACTTCATGGCCCCCGAGCAGTTCCGGGGCGTGCGCGGCGACGGGCGCAGCGACCTCTATTCGGTCGGCGTCCTGCTGTTCGATGCCCTGGCCGGCCATCCCCCCCACGAGGACGCGCTGGGGTGGCTGGTCGGCCTCTCGCCGCAGTGTGCGCCCCTGCCCGGCCCCGCCGAACTGCATCCCCTCCTGCACGCGGCCCTGTCCCGCGACCCGCAGGACCGCCCGCAGACCGCCGCCGAGATGTATGCGGCGCTGACCGACGCGGCCTGTGCCCTGGGGCTGGAGGTGCCGGGCCTGCTGGACCCCGGCCCGGACGCGCCCGACCGGGAGGCCGCATGCCCCTGATCGCCTTCAGCGGCAACCGTTTTCTGGCCGAGGAGACGCTGCGCGACACCCTCGCCGCGCGTGGCCTGAACGTGCGCGACCTGCCCCGGCTCGCGGGCGAGGAGGTCAGTGCCGAGAGCGTGGGGCCGCTGCTGGCCCCCAGCCTGTTCGGGGACGGGGGCGTGGTGGTGGACCTCGCGGGCGTGAAGCCCGAGAAGGCGCTGCTGGAGCTGCTCGCCTCAGCCCCGGTCACGGTGGCCGTGCTGGACGAGACGCCGCCCGCCACGCGCCTCAAGCTGTACGACTCACGCGGCGAACATCACCCCTCGCCCGCCCCACAGAAGACCGGGGACGTGGCCGGCTGGGTGGCGCAGCGGGCCAGAAAGACCGGCCTGAAGCTGGACCGGGAGGCCGCCCTCTACCTCGCGGAGGTCTTCGGCCCCGACCTGACCGGCATCGCCGGGGAACTGAACAAGCTGACCCTGCTCGACCCGCCCCTGACCGCCGAGCGGGTGCGGCAGGTGGTGGGGCGCGAGCCGCCGGGCGATTCCTTTGCCATGCTGGGGGCGGCGACCACCGGGCGGCCCGGCGAGGCCGTCACGCAACTGCGCCGATTGCTGGAGAATGGTGAGGACCCCTTCAAGCTGATGGGCGCGGTGGTGTGGCAGTACAGCCTGGTCGCCCGCTGCCTGGCCCTGACCCAGGAGGAGGGCCGCGTCACCGAGGCCCAGGCCGCCCAGCGCCTCGGCATCAAGCCCTACCCCGCCAAAAAGGCCCTGGAGGTCGCGCGCCGCCTGAGCGAGAGCAAGATTCGCGCCCACCTCGCCCGCATCCTCGACGCCGACCTCGCCATGAAGCGCGGCCTCGACCCCGCCGTGACGCTGGAGCGCCTGATCGTGCAACTGAGCCTGTGAGGGAACCCCACTGGCAGCATGGAGCTATGGGGTAGGGGAGGCGGTGCCTGGGCGTCGAGAAGTCCAGAAGTCGAGGGGTCGAGAAAGGAACACGGCGAACCTCGACCCCTCGACTTCTAGACCCCCGTCAAGGGGAGCTACAGGCCGCCTGCCTCTTCATAGCTCACGGCTCACAGCTCAGTGCTCCCGCCTCCCACACCCTCAGTCCAGCACGTCGATGCCCGCGGCCTGGGCACGCTCGCGGGCGTCCCGCGCGTCCTGGCCGGTCACGCGCATCACGAAGCGGCGGCGGGGGGTTTCGCCCTGGGCATGGTGGCCGTAGGTCGCCACGCTGATGATGTTGCTGGGCTGGGCGGCGCTGGCGGCGCGGGCGAGGCTGCCGGGGGTGTCGGGCATGTCCAGCGTCAGGCGCGTGCCGCCCTCCTTCAGGCCCATGATGTCGATAAAGGCGCGCAGCACGTCGGTGATGGTGATGATGCCCGTCATCCGCCCGGCGTCGTTCAGCACCGGCAGGCCGCCCACGCCGTGTTCCTGCATCCGCAGCGCGGCGTCTTCCATGTACTCGTCCTCGTGCGCGGTGATCACGGGCCGGGCCATCATCTCGCTGACGGTCAGCTTGCTCAGCAGGTAGTTCAACTCCCAGACGCTCAGGGTGGTGGCCTTGCTGGGCATGGCGTCCTTGAGGTCCTTGCGGGTGGTGATGCCCACCAGCCGCTCCCCCTCCATCACCGGCAGGCGGCGGAAGCCCCGCTCCTTCAGAATCCGCAGGGCGTCCATGACGGGCGTTTCGGGTGTGACGGTGATGGGATCCGGGGTCATCCAGTCGCTGACGAGCATGGCTCTCAGCTTACCGTGCCGCTGCTCTCCCGCATCTGACCTCCGGCTGACGGCGCGTGTGAGCGAACTGTGAAAGGATTCATTCGGCTCAGAAAAGACCGTGCTAGCGTGCGCGGCATGAAGATGAACGCCAAGGCGCTCGCCCCCATCGCCCTCGTGGCCGCGTTCGGCCTGGGGAGCCTGGCTCCGCACGCCCAGACCACCCCCCAGAAGATCGGCTTCGTGGACGTGCAGAAGGTGCTGGCCGCCCACCCCAACGATAAGGACATCAAGGCCATCCAGACCCAGGCCAACAACGAACTGGGCGCGCTGGACAAGCAGATCAGGGAAATCGACGCCAAGGGCACTGCGGCGACCGCTGCAGACAAGGACAAGCGCACCCAGCTGATCAGCACGGCGCAGGCCAAGGCCAAGGCCTTCGACACGCAGATGCAGCCCAAGGTCGACGCGGTCGAGAAGGCCGTGGACACGGCCATCAGCAGCGCCGCCAAGGCCAACGGTTACAGCATCGTGATGGACCGCGCCGTGGCTGCGCAGGGCCTGGTGGTCTACGCCGATGGCACCACCGACCTGACCGACGCCGCGCTCAAGGCCCTCAAGCCCTGAGCGCGAGCGGCCGCTGAGCTGACGGCCCCCGCCCCGCGCGGGGGTCTTGCCTTGACCCGCCCCCTGTCCTCCCGCCGCCCGTCTCCCGGTCGGCCGGGAAAGGAGAACCCATGAGAAAAGCCTTTCTGCTCCTGCCGCTGGCGCTGCTGGCCACCGTCCCGCATGCCCAGCAAAAGGGCCGCCGCGTGGGCTTCGTGGACGTGCAGCAGGCTGTGACGGCCCTGCCCGGCAACAGCGCCTACCTCACCCTCAGCAAGAAGGTCGACAACGACCTGAAGGCCAAGCAGGACAGCATCCGGAAACTCGCCACCCGTGCGGCCAGCACGCGCAGCAACGCCGACCTTCAGGCCCTCCAGAAGGCCCAGCAGAGCTTCGTGAGCGCGCAGAAGGGCTACCAGCAGCGCCTGGCCACCGAGTTCAAGCCGCTGGCCTCCCGCATCAATTCGGCGGTGGCGAGCGTCGCCAAGGCCAACGGCTACAGCGTGGTGATGGACCGCCGCGTGGCCGCGCAGACCAATCTGGTCGTGTACGCCAACAGCCCGGCCACCGACCTGACCGCCGCCGTGATCAAGGCCCTCAAGAAATAAAAATAAGCGTCCGCGTCCCTGGGCCTACCCTCCGCGCGGGGGTGGGCCTGCTACGCTTCGCGGCATGACCGACGACACCGCCCCGACCCCGGCCCGCCAACAGATTTTCGGCCAGCAGGAAGGGCGCATCCTGGAGCGCCTCGCGGCCCTGGACCCCGACTTGATGCGCTATGTGCGCGATTTTGCCTATGACACGGTGTACGAGCGCCCCGGCCTGGACCTCCGCAGCAAGGAACTGATCGCCTGCGCCCTGCTGGTGTCGCTGGGCAGCCCGGACGAACTGCGCACCCACCTGCGCGGGGCGCTGCGGGCCGGGGCCAGCGAGCAGGAGGTGCGCGAAACCCTGCTGCTGTGCGTGCCCTACCTGGGCTTTCCCCGCGTCGTAGCCGCCTTCGCGCAGCTTCAGGCGCTGCTGGACGGGCAGAAAAAAGCCCCCACCCGCGAGGAGTGAGGGCTGGTCCTGCTGCTGTGCTCAGAAGCTCGTCTTGATACCGACACGGGCCTTGAAGACCGTGCCGGGGCGGACGAACTGGCTGTTCACGTCGTTGTAGCCGGCGTCGCTGGAGTTGAAGGTATCCACGTTGCCGTTGCTGCTGCTGACCGTGATCGAGGAGCCGAAGAACTGGTCGATGCCCAGGTCGCCCACCAGGCTGAGGTTGCCGGTGAGGGCGTAGCTGACCATCACGCCCGCGCCGATGCCGAAGGCGCTGCTGGAGTAGCTGCGGCTGCCGCTGTTCCCGAAGTCGGCGGTGCTGCGGAACATGCCGTAGCGGCCACCGGCATACACGGTGGTGCCCACGCCCGGCGTCACCTCGCCCAGGCCGTAGGTGCCGTCCAGGCTCACCACGGTGCGGCTGCCGGATTCGGTCGCCAGCCCCTGCTGCTTGGCCTCCCCAAAGGTCAGGGTGCTGGGGAACAGCACGCCGCTGGGGTCAACGGCGCTGTTGTCGTTGATCGAGTCGCTGGGGCGGGTCAGGCTGATGCCTGCCTTCACGCCGAAGGGACCGGCCACGTTGGGCGCGTGGACAAACAGCTCACCGCTGAGGCCGCCCGCGTAGCCGCCGGTCAAGCCCAGCTCGACCCCGCTCAGGCCGGTGCTGACGGGGGTGGCGGGAATGGTGTTCACGGTTTGCGCGCCCGCCGTGGCGAGGCCCGCGCTGAGGGTCAGAACAAGCAGCTTCTTCATATCGATTCGTAGCCTGACTCACCAAGATGAGCCTCTGACTTTATGAGATTTACGACAGCTTTATGAACAGGACAGCTTCCCGTCAGGCGTGGGCCGTATGCCACCGAGTGACAGGATTTGCGGCACCTGCTAAACTTGAACCGAGTTCAATTTGTCATGCTGAAGGACCGGGCCTGCGGCGTGATGGCTCGCCGCGGCCGCCCGACTTCTGGAGGAGCCATGAAGATTCTGACCCTTGTTCGTCAAGTCCCCGACGCGGAAGCCCGCGTCAAGATCAATGCCCAGAACGTGGACCTTGAGGGAACGACCCTCGTGATCGACGGGATGGACGAGTACGGCGTCGAGGAAGCCTTGCGCCTGCGCGAGGGTGGCGCAGGTGTCGAGGAGATCGTCGCCCTGGCCGTCGGCCCCAAGCGCGTCGAGGATGCCCTGCGCACCGCCCTGGCGATGGGCGTGGACCGCGCCATTCACG includes the following:
- a CDS encoding carboxymuconolactone decarboxylase family protein yields the protein MTDDTAPTPARQQIFGQQEGRILERLAALDPDLMRYVRDFAYDTVYERPGLDLRSKELIACALLVSLGSPDELRTHLRGALRAGASEQEVRETLLLCVPYLGFPRVVAAFAQLQALLDGQKKAPTREE
- a CDS encoding OmpH family outer membrane protein; amino-acid sequence: MKMNAKALAPIALVAAFGLGSLAPHAQTTPQKIGFVDVQKVLAAHPNDKDIKAIQTQANNELGALDKQIREIDAKGTAATAADKDKRTQLISTAQAKAKAFDTQMQPKVDAVEKAVDTAISSAAKANGYSIVMDRAVAAQGLVVYADGTTDLTDAALKALKP
- a CDS encoding OmpH family outer membrane protein, with the translated sequence MRKAFLLLPLALLATVPHAQQKGRRVGFVDVQQAVTALPGNSAYLTLSKKVDNDLKAKQDSIRKLATRAASTRSNADLQALQKAQQSFVSAQKGYQQRLATEFKPLASRINSAVASVAKANGYSVVMDRRVAAQTNLVVYANSPATDLTAAVIKALKK
- the holA gene encoding DNA polymerase III subunit delta, whose product is MPLIAFSGNRFLAEETLRDTLAARGLNVRDLPRLAGEEVSAESVGPLLAPSLFGDGGVVVDLAGVKPEKALLELLASAPVTVAVLDETPPATRLKLYDSRGEHHPSPAPQKTGDVAGWVAQRARKTGLKLDREAALYLAEVFGPDLTGIAGELNKLTLLDPPLTAERVRQVVGREPPGDSFAMLGAATTGRPGEAVTQLRRLLENGEDPFKLMGAVVWQYSLVARCLALTQEEGRVTEAQAAQRLGIKPYPAKKALEVARRLSESKIRAHLARILDADLAMKRGLDPAVTLERLIVQLSL
- a CDS encoding serine/threonine-protein kinase, producing MGRVPQVPDPSLLDAQVPGNPRVLAVRSGIQSEVGEWCGQPVFIKTLLTDDPQTALRFDHEGQIAASLKHPLVVSLLAREAGRLIFPLVPGITLRERIEAGPLTPAEGVDVAAGLLRAVAHLHERGVTHHDLKPENVLLAGGDVRGEHVRLVDFGMSHSRALPQDVHSGTRLGTPHFMAPEQFRGVRGDGRSDLYSVGVLLFDALAGHPPHEDALGWLVGLSPQCAPLPGPAELHPLLHAALSRDPQDRPQTAAEMYAALTDAACALGLEVPGLLDPGPDAPDREAACP
- a CDS encoding CBS and ACT domain-containing protein yields the protein MLVSDWMTPDPITVTPETPVMDALRILKERGFRRLPVMEGERLVGITTRKDLKDAMPSKATTLSVWELNYLLSKLTVSEMMARPVITAHEDEYMEDAALRMQEHGVGGLPVLNDAGRMTGIITITDVLRAFIDIMGLKEGGTRLTLDMPDTPGSLARAASAAQPSNIISVATYGHHAQGETPRRRFVMRVTGQDARDARERAQAAGIDVLD